The genomic DNA TGTCCTCGTCGAGCCAACCGTTGCAGACGGCGTACAGGAACAGGGAACGGGCCAGCCTGTGCTTGAGGCTGCCGGTCGGGTGGCTGGACTCGTCCTTCAGGTACAGCAGGACGTCCCAGCCGGGGGGCAACGGGACCTGGTGCAGGTGGGTGTCGGCGGTGCGGCCGCTTTCGGCTTCGAGCGTGGCCACGGCCCAGCCCGCCCACCGGCGGCCGGTGGGGCTGTGGCGATCAGTGTCCCGCGGGACGTCGACGGTCGTGGTCACGGCTTCCCGCCGGCCGGGGTGGTGCTGGTCTCGGCTCGCACCACGAGCTCGGGGTGCTGCTCCATGGTGTTGTGCACCTTGCACCGGTCGCCGGCCCGGACGAGCGACTGGACCTGCGCCTCGGTCAGATGTCCGGGCAGCTCGTAGGTGATGTCGATGCGGCTCATGCGCATCGGGCGGGCGGCGCTCTCTGCCGTCACCCGCACGCCGGCGCCGGTGACGTCGATCTGGTTGGTCTGCGCGTAGCTCATCAACGTGGCCAGCATGCAGGCGCCGAGCCCGGCCAGGAAGAGCTCCGTGGCCAGCCAGGAGCCGTCTTCGGGGTTCCAGGCGGTGGTCAGGTTGGTTCGACCGTTGGTGATGTTCAGCGAGAGACCGTCGGCGTGGCGGACCTGGACAAGATAGTCGGACATGATGACAGTCACCTTTCGGACGGGACGACGGGGACGTAAGGGTGGTCGTAACCGAAGTAGGCGGGGCCGACGAGGGCCAGGCCCTCGGCCGTGCGCCAGCGCGGATGGCAGGGCAGGGCGAGCACGACGACGCGGAAGCCGTAG from Nonomuraea muscovyensis includes the following:
- a CDS encoding OsmC family protein, which codes for MSDYLVQVRHADGLSLNITNGRTNLTTAWNPEDGSWLATELFLAGLGACMLATLMSYAQTNQIDVTGAGVRVTAESAARPMRMSRIDITYELPGHLTEAQVQSLVRAGDRCKVHNTMEQHPELVVRAETSTTPAGGKP